One window from the genome of Streptomyces cadmiisoli encodes:
- a CDS encoding IS1182 family transposase produces the protein MGEWAGETVGPDVWETCRELIPAGSVFAFLAEHRGALFPAEMFADMYPSANGRPSMPPQILAAAVTLQALNGLSDFETVQELRCDLRWKAACGLGLHDMAFDPSLLAYFRRRLARSTRPDRVFEAVREVVKATGVLKGKHRRALDSTVLDDAVATQDTVTQLIAAVRAVIREVPGADAVAAARCSAHDYTDPGKPRIAWNDEQARAGLVDALVTDALRLLGHLPEQQLGEKAANAVGILALVAGQDVEPAEDSDGRDGRWRITRGTAANRMVSTIDPEARHVHKTRSHQQDGFKAHLAIEPETGLYTAVALRPGAGAEHHEATVGLDLLADEDKPLDVFGDTAYSTGDVRQTLHEAGHRLFLKPAPLRPAVPGGFTLDDFTIDTTAAIVTCPAGHTVPLSDPGGQHHQRKASFGNLCTGCPLRERCTKARAGRILTIRPHHDLQTAARHQAATDSGWQADYRRWRPPVERAVAWLVQAGNRRLRYCGTISNNTWLHTRAAALNLRRLTNLGLTHTRGTWHLAPAGT, from the coding sequence ATGGGGGAATGGGCCGGGGAGACGGTCGGGCCGGATGTGTGGGAGACCTGTCGGGAGTTGATCCCGGCGGGCAGTGTGTTCGCGTTTCTGGCCGAGCACCGCGGTGCGCTGTTCCCGGCTGAGATGTTCGCGGACATGTATCCGTCGGCGAACGGGCGGCCGAGTATGCCGCCGCAGATCCTTGCCGCCGCGGTCACGCTGCAGGCCCTTAACGGGCTGTCGGACTTCGAGACGGTGCAGGAACTGAGGTGCGATCTGCGGTGGAAGGCCGCGTGCGGCCTGGGTTTGCACGATATGGCGTTCGATCCGTCGCTGCTGGCCTACTTCCGGCGCCGGCTGGCCCGCTCCACCCGGCCCGACCGTGTCTTCGAGGCGGTGCGCGAGGTGGTGAAGGCCACCGGTGTCCTCAAGGGCAAGCACCGGCGGGCGCTGGATTCCACCGTGCTGGACGACGCGGTCGCCACCCAGGACACCGTCACCCAGCTCATCGCCGCCGTCCGCGCGGTGATCCGCGAGGTCCCCGGCGCCGACGCGGTCGCCGCTGCGCGGTGCAGCGCGCATGACTACACCGACCCGGGCAAGCCCCGCATCGCCTGGAACGACGAGCAGGCCCGTGCCGGGCTGGTCGATGCACTGGTCACGGATGCGCTGCGGCTGCTGGGTCATCTGCCCGAACAGCAACTCGGCGAGAAAGCCGCGAACGCGGTGGGCATCCTGGCCCTGGTCGCCGGCCAGGACGTCGAGCCCGCCGAGGACTCCGACGGCCGCGACGGCCGCTGGCGCATCACCCGGGGCACCGCTGCCAACCGGATGGTCTCCACCATCGATCCCGAAGCCCGGCACGTCCACAAGACCCGCAGCCACCAGCAGGACGGCTTCAAGGCCCACCTGGCCATCGAGCCAGAGACCGGTTTGTACACCGCCGTCGCTCTGCGGCCCGGCGCCGGAGCCGAACACCACGAGGCCACCGTCGGCCTGGACCTGCTTGCCGACGAGGACAAGCCGCTGGATGTCTTCGGCGACACCGCCTACTCCACCGGCGATGTCCGCCAGACCCTCCACGAGGCCGGACACCGGTTGTTCCTCAAACCCGCACCGCTGCGGCCCGCCGTCCCCGGCGGCTTCACCCTCGACGACTTCACCATCGACACCACCGCCGCCATCGTGACCTGCCCGGCCGGACACACCGTGCCCCTGTCCGACCCCGGCGGGCAGCACCACCAACGCAAAGCCTCCTTCGGCAACTTATGCACCGGATGCCCTCTGCGCGAGCGGTGCACCAAAGCCAGGGCCGGACGCATCCTGACCATCCGACCCCACCACGACCTCCAGACAGCCGCCCGCCACCAGGCCGCCACCGACTCCGGCTGGCAGGCCGACTACCGCCGCTGGAGACCACCGGTCGAACGCGCCGTCGCCTGGCTCGTCCAGGCCGGCAACCGGCGCCTGCGCTACTGCGGCACCATCAGCAACAACACCTGGCTCCACACCCGAGCCGCCGCCCTCAACCTCCGCCGACTGACCAACCTCGGACTCACCCACACCAGAGGCACCTGGCACCTCGCACCGGCCGGTACATGA